From Numida meleagris isolate 19003 breed g44 Domestic line chromosome 4, NumMel1.0, whole genome shotgun sequence, the proteins below share one genomic window:
- the MFHAS1 gene encoding malignant fibrous histiocytoma-amplified sequence 1, with amino-acid sequence MAQTEPPKAARLWRDAALRARKLRGGPGEPEPEPDEGPPGGPPQPPPAARRPPLGELEALNLSGRGLEELPEEVGAALSGLRVLSLRRNRLCRLPAAALRHLGRLAELDLSHNRLRGLGDGRALAGLRGLRKLSLSHNELGAESPGLPPRLAELARLEELDLSFNRLRRLPEGLGCLRHLRALDIDHNLLPCFPAPLLELAALEELDCSGNRHLGALPEGIAALRRLKILWLSGTGLAALPEGLCQLGALESLMLDGNQLRTLPAGFSSLQRLKMLNLSSNLLGEFPAAILALPGLEELYLSRNQLAVLPPRLCQLRQLRTLWLDNNRIRYLPDSIVLLHSLEELVLQGNQIAILPEGFGQLSRVTLWKIKDNPLIQPPYEVCMKGIPYIAAYQQELAHSQPALKPRLKLVLMGLKDAGKTLLRRCLMEEDGQKEDAGSLEAGSTQPQGCPGQQQDSGRAVGCCPIPEDASERRDVPSHVPSHQGKGERPCPAPSLPPDASQVLSGLRLSGSKGIEVMDWTADAERGLTFIVYELAGDPSYDVIQSFFLSPGALYVLVVNLSAYVPQHFYPSVGYFLHWLGSKVPHAVVCMVGTHADLCAERELEEKCLDIHQQIAQQEKRDAEGLQSLVQQVDEALGQDFDLRCSSPHTAFYGVSDKNLRRKKAQFQYLLNHRPQILSPVLPFSCWDHCQVRRLRDKLLSVAEHRDIFPNLHRVLPKSWQVLEELHFQPQAQQLWLSWWDSARLGLQAGLTEDRLQSALSYLHESGKLLYFEEHLTLREYVFHNLPRLIDILNVFCQRDATVLLQKLLSDTHVDELRATQLHHYVEGFLLHGLLPAHVIRLLLKPHIQSREDLQLILELLEKMGLCYCVNKPKSKPLNGAAAWYKFPCYVKNEVPHAEAWINGANLSGQSFVVEQLQIEYSFPFIFPPGLFARYSVQINSHVVQRSDGKYQIYAYRGKVPVVVSYRPARGALQPDTLSIASHASLPNIWTAWQAITPLVEELNVLLQEWPGLYYTVHVLCSKCLKRGSPNPHSFPGELLSQPRPEGLTEIICPKNGSERVNVALVYPPTPTVISPCSK; translated from the coding sequence ATGGCGCAGACGGAGCCCCCGAAGGCGGCGCGGCTGTGGCGCGACGCCGCCCTGCGCGCTCGGAAGCtgcggggcggccccggcgAGCCCGAGCCGGAGCCGGACGAGGGGCCTCCGGGGGGGCCGCCGCAGCCGCCGCCCGcggcccgccgcccgccgctgGGAGAGCTGGAGGCGCTGAACCTGAGCGGGcgggggctggaggagctgcccGAGGAGGTGGGCGCCGCCCTGAGCGGGCTGCGGGTGCTCAGCCTGCGGCGCAACCGGCTGTGCCGCCTGCCCGCCGCCGCCCTGCGGCACCTGGGCCGCCTGGCAGAACTGGACCTCAGCCACAACCGACTGCGGGGCCTGGGCGACGGCAGGGCGCtggcggggctgcggggcctgCGCAAGCTGAGCCTCAGCCACAACGAGCTGGGCGCTGAAAGCCCCGGCCTGCCACCCCGCCTGGCCGAGCTGGCCCGCCTCGAGGAGCTCGACCTCAGCTTCAACCGCCTGCGCCGCCTGCCCGAGGGCTTGGGCTGCCTGCGGCACCTCCGTGCCCTCGACATCGATCACAAcctgctgccctgcttcccTGCCCCGCTGCTGGAGCTTGCCGCCCTGGAGGAGCTCGACTGCTCTGGCAACCGGCACCTGGGGGCCCTGCCCGAGGGCATTGCTGCCCTGCGCCGCCTCAAGATCCTCTGGCTGAGTGGCACAGGCCTGGCCGCCCTGCCCGAGGGCCTCTGCCAGCTGGGCGCCCTGGAGAGCCTCATGCTAGATGGCAACCAGCTACGGACTCTGCCCGCTGGCTTCAGCAGCCTGCAGCGGCTCAAGATGCTGAACCTCTCCTCCAATCTGCTGGGTGAGTTCCCCGCCGCCATCCTGGCGCTGCcggggctggaggagctctACCTGAGCCGCAACCAGCTTGCTGTGCTGCCTCCTCGTCTCTGCCAGCTCCGCCAGTTGCGCACCCTCTGGCTGGACAACAACCGCATCCGCTACCTGCCTGACTCTATCGTGCTCCTGCACAGCCTGGAAGAGTTGGTCCTGCAAGGCAACCAGATCGCCATCCTGCCCGAGGGCTTCGGGCAGCTCTCCCGCGTCACCCTGTGGAAGATCAAAGACAACCCCCTCATCCAGCCCCCCTATGAGGTCTGCATGAAAGGCATTCCCTACATCGCAGCCTACCAGCAGGAGCTGGCCCACTCCCAACCTGCCCTCAAACCCCGCCTCAAGCTGGTCCTCATGGGGCTGAAGGACGCTGGCAAGACCCTGCTGAGACGATGCCTGATGGAGGAGGATGGGCAGAAAGAGGATGCAGGAAGCCTGGAGGCAGGGAGCACTCAGCCCCAAGGATGCCCtggacagcagcaggacagtgGGAGAGCAGTGGggtgctgccccatccctgaggATGCTTCCGAGCGGCGGGACGTACCTTCTCACGTGCCATCCCACcaagggaaaggggaaaggcCGTGTCCTGCACCCTCACTGCCTCCAGATGCCTCCCAGGTTTTGTCAGGACTGCGGCTGTCGGGCAGCAAGGGCATTGAGGTGATGGACTGGACTGCAGATGCAGAGAGGGGCCTGACATTCATTGTGTATGAGCTGGCAGGGGACCCGAGCTATGATGTGATCCagtccttcttcctttctcctggaGCTCTCTATGTGCTGGTGGTGAATCTGAGTGCCTACGTCCCTCAGCACTTCTACCCCTCTGTGGGCTATTTCTTGCACTGGCTGGGTTCCAAGGTGCCCCACGCTGTGGTGTGCATGGTGGGAACCCATGCTGACCTCTGCGCTGAGCGGGAGTTGGAAGAGAAGTGCCTGGACATTCATCAGCAGATTGCCCAGCAGGAAAAGAGGGATGCTGAGGGCCTCCAGAGCCTTGTCCAGCAGGTAGACGAGGCTCTGGGACAGGACTTTGACCTgcgctgctccagccctcacaCTGCCTTTTACGGGGTCTCGGACAAGAACTTGAGACGAAAAAAAGCCCAGTTTCAGTATCTTCTCAACCACCGGCCTCAGATCctctctcctgtgctgcctttcagctgcTGGGACCACTGCCAGGTACGTCGCCTGCGGGACAAGCTCCTCTCGGTGGCTGAGCACCGCGATATCTTCCCAAACCTGCACCGGGTGTTGCCCAAATCCTGGCaagtgctggaggagctgcacttCCAGCCACAGGCTCAGCAGCTGTGGCTGAGTTGGTGGGACTCTGCCCGGCTGGGCTTGCAGGCAGGCCTAACGGAGGACCGGCTCCAGAGCGCCCTGTCCTACCTGCACGAGAGCGGGAAGCTGCTCTACTTTGAGGAGCACCTCACACTGCGGGAGTACGTGTTCCACAATCTGCCGCGGCTCATCGACATCCTCAATGTTTTCTGCCAGCGGGATGCCACTGTGCTGCTCCAGAAACTGCTCAGTGACACCCACGTTGATGAGCTGAGGGCCACTCAGCTCCATCATTACGTGGAGGGCTTCTTGCTGCATGGCCTCCTCCCTGCCCATGTTATCCGCCTCCTCCTCAAGCCCCATATCCAGAGCCGGGAGGACCTGCAGCTcatcctggagctgctggagaagatGGGGCTCTGTTACTGTGTCAACAAACCCAAATCCAAGCCTCTAAATGGGGCAGCTGCTTGGTACAAGTTTCCCTGCTACGTGAAGAATGAGGTGCCCCATGCGGAGGCGTGGATCAATGGTGCCAATCTGAGTGGCCAGTCGTTTGTTGTCGAGCAGCTGCAGATTGAGTACAgctttcccttcattttcccACCCGGCTTGTTTGCGCGCTACAGCGTCCAGATCAACAGCCATGTGGTTCAGCGCTCGGACGGCAAATACCAGATCTATGCCTACCGGGGAAAGGTGCCGGTGGTGGTGAGCTACCGGCCTGCCCggggagccctgcagccagaCACACTGTCTATTGCTAGCCACGCGTCCCTACCAAATATCTGGACAGCTTGGCAAGCTATTACTCCCTTAGTGGAAGAACTGAATGTCCTGCTCCAGGAATGGCCGGGCCTGTACTACACTGTGCATGTCCTCTGTTCAAAGTGCCTTAAAAGAGGGTCACCCAACCCACACAGTTTTCCAG